The genomic region CGGTGAGCGCCTTCGCGAGGTCGTAGAACTCCCCCCACGTCGTGGGCGGGTTCGGGATAAGATCAGCGTTGTAGTACAGGACCATGATCGACTTGTTGAACGGGACCGTCGTCAGGACACCGTTGTACGTGTTGCTCGGGACGAGTCCGTCAATGATGTCGGCGATCTCCTCCGCCGTCATGTGGGGCCCGATCGGATAAAGAAGGGACTGGATCGGGGTAACCCAGTTCTCGTAGACCTGGGCGATCGTCGGCAGGTTGCCGGCGGCGACCGCCGCGTTGATCTTGCCCTGCAGCGCGCTGTAGGACCCCTGATAGGTCAAGTTCACCGTGATGTACGGGTACTCCGCCATGAAATCATCCACCAGTTTCTGGAGGTTGGGCTGGTGGCCCGAGCTCATCGCGTGCCAGAAATCAATGGTGACCGGCTCGTTCGCCGCGAGGGCGACCGTGCCGAGAAGGAGACCCAACAAACCTACAACCATCTTGCGCAGCATGTTCCCTCCTTGGTTACGTGCGGTCCATCACCGAATCCACGATCTGACCTTTGGAGATCACCTCCTTTGTTCGCAGCCATCACTTGATCCCCGTCCTCGCCACGCCCTGGATGAACTGCTTCTGGGTGAAGAAAAACAGGATGAGAATCGGAACGATGGCCATCACCGAGGCAGCCATGAGAAGGTGGTAGGCCGTCCCGATGTCGCTGCTGAACGTCATCAACCCGACCGGGACCGTGCGCATGGACGCCGAGTTCGTCATCAAGAGCACCCACTGGAAGGAGTTCCAGCTCCCGAGGAACTTGAACAGGGCCACCGTGAGGATCGCGGGCTTGGAAAGGGGCACGATGACGCGCCACAGGTAGCGGAGGCGCGAGCAGCCATCGATGCGCGCCGCGTCCCATAGCTCGTCCGGGATCGACCGGAAGAACTGACGGAGGAGGAAGATCCCGAACACGGACACAATCCAGGGGATGATCAACCCTTCGTACCGATCGAGCCAGCCGAGCCGCGTCAGCGTAACGTAGTTCGGCACGAGGAGCATCTCCCCCGGGATCATCAGCGTACCGAGGAAGATCGCGAACAGGACGTCCTTCCCGATGAAACGCATCTTCGCAAACGCGTAGGCAGCGAGGATCGTCGTGATGACCTCGCCGATCGTGCACATGATGGCGATGAAGAAGCTGTTGAAGAAGTAGCGGCCGAACGGCGCCATATTCCAGGCCACAACGTAGTTCTCCCACTGAGGCTCGGGGGGGATCCACTGGGGCGGCATCCGCATCGCGCCCGCCTCCGTCTTGAGCGAGGTCGTCACCATCCAGAAGAACGGCAAGAGCATGATGGCGCAGCCCACCGCCATGAGGAAGTAGAGGAGCCCCCGGTAGGCTCCCCGGCGGACCAGGTAGCGGGTGTCGGACCCCTTGGGTGCCAGCGTTCCTCCTCTGCCTCGCCCCGATACGCGGGACGGGAGTATAGCGAGGGGGGTCGTGATCGGTCAACGGAGGGTGCAGCACATGCGGGCTCGCGGTAAACTCGGAATCGGAGGTGGACGATGCGCGTCGTGATGACCGTGAGTGCCCTACTCCTTGCTGTAACCCTGGTTGGCTTGCCCAAAGGACCCCTCAACGTGGCGATCGTGTGGCATCAGCACCAGCCCTTGTACTGGAACCGCCTCACCGGCGAGTACGAGCTCCCCTGGGTGCGGGTCCACGGGGTCCAAGAGTACCTCGACTCCCCGCGGATCCTCCGCGAGCACCCCGGGGTCGAGGTCACCTACAACCTCCAGCCGAGCCTCCTCTGGCAGCTTTCGGACTACGTGGAGATCACCGAGGAGGAGCGGGAGAAGGGGGGCCTCTACCAGTACATCGGGGCGGTGGATAACCACCTCAACTGGACCTGGAAGCTCGTCACCGACCCGGGGTCGATCACCCCTGAGGAGCGGGCGGCGATGCAGGACCAGTTCTTCTGGATCAACGGGTACATGCTCCGTCCCGGCGGGAAGTATTACGACCCCCGCTATGCCGAGCTCAACCAGCTCAAGGGGGAGCGAACCCTCACCGACGAGGAGCTCCTCGATGCAGCGGGGCTGTTCCTCCTGTGGCAGATCTCCCCTGAGCTCCACGACGAGCTCGGGCTTCCGGACCTCCGGGGGAAGTCCGGGTTCACCCAAGAGGACGTCGTCCGGTTGATCCAAGCCCAGCACGAGGTGCTCACCCGGGTGGTGGAGGCCTACCGGGAGGCGCGAGAACTCGGAGCCGAGCTCATCACGAGCCCGTTCTACCACCCGATCCTCCCCCTCTTGGCGGAACGGGGGTGGGAAGAAGACATCCTCGGCCAGCTCGCCCGGGCCCAAGCCCAGCACCAAGCTCTGTTCGGCGCGAAGGCGGTGGGGGTGTGGCCGCCGGAACAAGCCGTCTCGGAGCGGGCGGTGGAGCTCCTCGGGGAGGCGGGGTTCACCTGGACTGTGGCCGACGAGTGGACGCTCGCCGCGGCGCTCGGTCGCACCCCCAACCGGGACGAGCTCACCCGGCCGTGGCGGTTCGGGAACATGACGATCCTGTTCCGGGACCACGACATCTCCGACAAGATCAGCTTCGCCTACGGGAACAAGCCGACCGCTGAGGCGGTCTCGGACCTCCTGGCCGAGATCCGCAGCTACTGGGAGGCCCTCGCCTCACCGGAGGAGCACGTCCTCGTGATCGCCCTCGACGGGGAGAACTGGATGTTCATGGCCGGGTACCCGGACAACGGCCGGGAGTTCCTTCGTTCTCTCTACCAGTCGTTCCGCGAGGCGGAGTGGATCAACACCGTGACCCCGGGAGGGTTCGTGGCCTGCCACCCCGCCGTTGCGGAGATCCCTTCCGTTCCCACCGGGTCCTGGGCCGGCGACCTCTCCACCTGGCGCGGGGAGCCGGAGGAGGACGAGGCGTGGGAGCGGTTGGGCCAAGCCAGGGAGGCGGTGTTCGCCGATGATCCCAACCCCGCCGCCCTAGACGCCCTGTATGCCGCTGAGGGGTCGGACTGGTTCTGGTGGTATGGGGCAGATCAGGACTCCGGAACGGATGACCTCTACGACTGGCTCATGAAGGCCCACCTCGTGGGCGCCTACCGGGCGGTGGGGTACGCGGATGCGGACATCCCCACCGTCCTCTCCCTCCGGTTGAGGATCCCGATCACGGCGAGCCTGGGGGAGGCCAAGCCGGCGGTGGACGGCCGCGTCACGGACCCCGGCGAGTGGGCGGAGGCAGTGGCGGTGCCCGGGCAGGGTTCAATCCGCGCCGCCGCGTTCGCGTACGGGGAATCCTCCCTCTACGTGCGCGCCGATCTCGATCCTTCCCCGCGGGATCTCTCCGGAACCGAGACCAAGCTCGTCCTCTACGCCACGGGGAAGCCGGGGGAGAAGGCAAACGTCGTCACTCGCCACAGCGGCGAACCCCTCGGGTTCCCCCTCGTCTCGGCCGTCGAGCTCGACCTGGCCAAGGTGAAGGCGGACGGCTCGGGGTACGTGTTCCGCTACGCTGCGGACGGGATGGGGCGCTGGCGGCTCGCCTCGCCCGTGCGCACCCTCACCTCCCGCGTCGCTCACCTGGACGAGGTCATCGAGTTTCAGATCCCGTTCGAGGAGCTGGGGGTGGAGCCGGGACAGGGCTTGGTCCTCGCCCTCGCGCTCGAGCAAGCAGGGGAGCTCCTCGGGATCGCTCCGGAACGGCCCCTCGAGGCACGGATCCCGACCCTCGTCCAGGGGGTCGAGGTGTGGGCGATGGAGGACCCGGCAGGCGATGACCACGGGATAGGGACGTACGTCTACCCCCTCAACAGCGTCTTCGCCGAGCCCGGGCTGTTCGACCTCCTCCGCTACGCAATCTACGACGCGGCCGATCGCTGGCAGCTTACGTTCGAGTTCCCCACCCTCCCCAACCCGTGGAACGGGCCGCATGGCTTCTCCCACCCCATCCTCTACCTGTACCTCGACGTCGCCCCTGGCGGCCGGACCGATGCCCACGAGGAGGGGAAGGCCGCCCAGGTGGCGTTCGACCCCGATCATCCGTGGGACTGTTTTGTGAAGGTAGCGGGGTGGCCCGCCTACGGTCGGCACCTGTGGCTGTCGAGCGGGGAGGGACCGTTCCTCATCGAGGTGGCGAGCGACCCCAAGCGGGGACGGATCATCGTCACCATCCCCAAGACGCTCCTTCCCGAGATCCGGGGCTGGCATTATGTCCTCGTCGGCTCCCAGGACGGCTACGGCGCCAACCACCTCCGCCCGATCAGGGTGGCGGCCGGGGAGTGGACCGGCGGCGGCTGTCCGGATCCCCTGTGGGCGCCCCAGATCTACGATTACCTCGCCCCAGCGGGGACCTCCCAAGAGGTCCTCCTCGCCGGGTACGATGGGGCCGAGCAGAGGTACACTGTGCTTCGACCTATTGCCGTCGCGTTCTAAGGAGGTGAGACCGGAACCGACATCGTGGTTCGACAACGGTGATCCATCAAGCTAGATCGAGTGAACAAAGGAGGTCAACATGCGGAAACTTGTAGGGATACTGATGGCACTGACGGTGGGGCTGGTAGCGTTCGCCCAGGCCCCGAAGCTTGTGATCTGGGCCGACGACACGCGGGCCCCCGTGCTGCGGGACATCGCGGGGGAGTTCGCGGCGACGACCGGGGTTGAGGTCGAGGTCGTCGAGATCGCGTACGACCAGATCCGAGGCCAGTTCATCACCGCAGCACCGACGGGGCAGGGCCCCGACATCATCGTCGGCGCCCACGACTGGGTGGGGGAGCTCGCCGCGAACGGGCTCCTGGAGCCGATCAACTTCGGACCGAAGCTCGCCGAGTTCAGCGCGCCGGCCGTCCAGGCGTTCTCCTACGGCGGGCAGAACTACGGCGTCCCCCAGGGGACGGAGAACATCGCCATCATCTACAACAAGGCCCTCGTTCCGGAGATGCCGGAGACGTGGGATGAGCTCCTAGAGTTCGCGCGCGAGATCACAGACCCGACGAAGCCGATGTACGCGCTTGTCTTCCAGAACGGGCCGGATCCGTACCACTGGTTCCCGATGCTGTCCGCGTGCGGGGGCTACGTGTTCGGGACGAACCCCGATGGTTCCCTCAACCCGTGCGACGTCGGGCTGGCCAACGAAGGGGCCCTGCGCGGGGCGCAGCTGTTCGCGGACATGATCGCCGAGGGGCTCCTCCCGTCCGGCGTCAGCTGGGACACGATGCGCGCCCTGTTCTTCGGCGGGAACGCGGCGATGGTCATCTCCGGACCGTGGCTCGTGGCGGACACGGTGGCAGCAGGGATCGACTATGGCATCGCCATGATCCCCTCCATTCGCTGCGCGGATGGGAGCTACGGGGTGCCCAAGCCGTTCATCGGCGTGCAGGGGTTCATGGTGAGCTCGTTCAGCCAGAACAAGATCCTCGCCCTTGACTTCCT from Candidatus Bipolaricaulis anaerobius harbors:
- a CDS encoding carbohydrate ABC transporter permease; the encoded protein is MAVGCAIMLLPFFWMVTTSLKTEAGAMRMPPQWIPPEPQWENYVVAWNMAPFGRYFFNSFFIAIMCTIGEVITTILAAYAFAKMRFIGKDVLFAIFLGTLMIPGEMLLVPNYVTLTRLGWLDRYEGLIIPWIVSVFGIFLLRQFFRSIPDELWDAARIDGCSRLRYLWRVIVPLSKPAILTVALFKFLGSWNSFQWVLLMTNSASMRTVPVGLMTFSSDIGTAYHLLMAASVMAIVPILILFFFTQKQFIQGVARTGIK
- a CDS encoding sugar ABC transporter substrate-binding protein, whose protein sequence is MRKLVGILMALTVGLVAFAQAPKLVIWADDTRAPVLRDIAGEFAATTGVEVEVVEIAYDQIRGQFITAAPTGQGPDIIVGAHDWVGELAANGLLEPINFGPKLAEFSAPAVQAFSYGGQNYGVPQGTENIAIIYNKALVPEMPETWDELLEFAREITDPTKPMYALVFQNGPDPYHWFPMLSACGGYVFGTNPDGSLNPCDVGLANEGALRGAQLFADMIAEGLLPSGVSWDTMRALFFGGNAAMVISGPWLVADTVAAGIDYGIAMIPSIRCADGSYGVPKPFIGVQGFMVSSFSQNKILALDFLLNYVATTDTMLALYERNPRPPAHLPTFEIVSSDPDIAAWGLQGQYGVPMPNIPEMASVWGAWSDAQSLIANGQATPEQALQEAVAKIKAALKCE
- a CDS encoding glucodextranase DOMON-like domain-containing protein; its protein translation is MRVVMTVSALLLAVTLVGLPKGPLNVAIVWHQHQPLYWNRLTGEYELPWVRVHGVQEYLDSPRILREHPGVEVTYNLQPSLLWQLSDYVEITEEEREKGGLYQYIGAVDNHLNWTWKLVTDPGSITPEERAAMQDQFFWINGYMLRPGGKYYDPRYAELNQLKGERTLTDEELLDAAGLFLLWQISPELHDELGLPDLRGKSGFTQEDVVRLIQAQHEVLTRVVEAYREARELGAELITSPFYHPILPLLAERGWEEDILGQLARAQAQHQALFGAKAVGVWPPEQAVSERAVELLGEAGFTWTVADEWTLAAALGRTPNRDELTRPWRFGNMTILFRDHDISDKISFAYGNKPTAEAVSDLLAEIRSYWEALASPEEHVLVIALDGENWMFMAGYPDNGREFLRSLYQSFREAEWINTVTPGGFVACHPAVAEIPSVPTGSWAGDLSTWRGEPEEDEAWERLGQAREAVFADDPNPAALDALYAAEGSDWFWWYGADQDSGTDDLYDWLMKAHLVGAYRAVGYADADIPTVLSLRLRIPITASLGEAKPAVDGRVTDPGEWAEAVAVPGQGSIRAAAFAYGESSLYVRADLDPSPRDLSGTETKLVLYATGKPGEKANVVTRHSGEPLGFPLVSAVELDLAKVKADGSGYVFRYAADGMGRWRLASPVRTLTSRVAHLDEVIEFQIPFEELGVEPGQGLVLALALEQAGELLGIAPERPLEARIPTLVQGVEVWAMEDPAGDDHGIGTYVYPLNSVFAEPGLFDLLRYAIYDAADRWQLTFEFPTLPNPWNGPHGFSHPILYLYLDVAPGGRTDAHEEGKAAQVAFDPDHPWDCFVKVAGWPAYGRHLWLSSGEGPFLIEVASDPKRGRIIVTIPKTLLPEIRGWHYVLVGSQDGYGANHLRPIRVAAGEWTGGGCPDPLWAPQIYDYLAPAGTSQEVLLAGYDGAEQRYTVLRPIAVAF